A stretch of Lactuca sativa cultivar Salinas chromosome 6, Lsat_Salinas_v11, whole genome shotgun sequence DNA encodes these proteins:
- the LOC111901162 gene encoding F-box protein PP2-A13 has protein sequence MGSGFSSFLLMCNSTTSAPVMPSEPGLGDLPESVVGSVLVYLNPQEICKLASLNRAFRYASSAEFVWESKLPKNYDLFISRVFDNNNFSSTLCKKEIYARLSAPSSIDGGTKKVWLDKGTGKACVLISSNGLAITGIDDRRYWSWISTEESRFRSVAYLHQIWWFEVDGEVEFPFPPGTYTLLFRLQLGRSGRRFGRRVCNSDQVHGWDIKPVKFQLSTSDGQKATTQCYLTDPGKWNVYPVGDFVVEDSKVPMKIKFSMTQIDCTHTKGGLCVDSVLICPK, from the exons ATGGGATCTGGCTTTTCATCTTTTCTTCTTATGTGCAACAGCACCACCTCTGCTCCGGTGATGCCGTCGGAGCCAGGTCTAGGTGATTTGCCGGAGAGTGTGGTGGGTTCTGTTCTTGTTTACTTAAACCCACAAGAGATCTGTAAACTCGCATCTCTCAACCGTGCTTTTCGTTATGCGTCATCGGCTGAATTTGTGTGGGAATCAAAACTGCCGAAGAACTATGATTTGTTTATATCGAGGGTATTTGATAATAATAATTTCTCTTCGACTCTCTGTAAAAAAGAAATTTACGCGAGGTTATCTGCACCTAGTTCCATTGATGGCGGCACAAAG AAAGTTTGGTTAGATAAGGGTACAGGAAAAGCTTGTGTGTTGATATCTTCAAATGGATTAGCAATTACAGGCATCGATGATCGTCGATACTGGAGTTGGATTTCTACAGAAGAATCAAG ATTTCGATCGGTGGCTTATCTCCATCAAATATGGTGGTTTGAAGTTGATGGGGAGGTGGAGTTCCCTTTCCCACCGGGCACCTACACCCTCCTCTTCCGCCTGCAACTCGGGCGGTCGGGCAGGCGGTTCGGGCGGCGGGTCTGCAACTCCGATCAAGTCCATGGCTGGGACATAAAACCGGTCAAATTCCAGCTGTCAACTTCAGATGGTCAAAAGGCAACAACTCAATGCTATTTGACTGATCCTGGAAAATGGAATGTTTATCCAGTTGGTGATTTTGTTGTTGAGGATTCAAAAGTGCCAATGAAGATCAAGTTTTCAATGACACaaattgattgtacacacactaaAGGTGGACTGTGTGTGGATTCTGTGCTCATTTGCCCTAaatga
- the LOC111901163 gene encoding uncharacterized protein LOC111901163 has protein sequence MKNRHDDMPTSSKIKFKDSDEEEEEEESASEDDGETEIHEVLANVTFEELQKARSDGSHVINQKPKLERKGKRENKNRPMEISSKKPVGRFREVIQAPKKIVRDPRFESLCGTLDVDGFKKRYNFLYESELPKEKEQLKKQMKKTKDPEVISGLKERLAWIDKQLKSASIKHTDKEILVKHKKKEREAAKQGKQPYYLKKSEIRKQELVEKFKELKASGKLASFIEKKRRKNAAKDHRFMPYRRPNEGEE, from the exons ATGAAGAATCGCCACGATGATATGCCTACTTCGAGCAAGATCAAATTCAAAGACagcgatgaagaagaagaagaagaagaatctgcTTCCGAAGAT GATGGGGAGACAGAGATACATGAGGTGCTTGCAAATGTTACATTTGAAGAGTTGCAGAAGGCACGTTCAGATGGGTCACATGTAATCAATCAGAAGCCTAAATTAGAGAGAAAGGGTAAACGAGAGAACAAAAATAG GCCAATGGAGATCAGTAGCAAAAAACCAGTTGGTAGATTTAGAGAAGTCATTCAGGCTCCTAAAAAG ATTGTTCGTGATCCTCGTTTTGAATCATTATGTGGAACACTTGATGTAGATGG ATTCAAGAAAAGATATAACTTTCTATACGAGAGTGAGCTCCCTAAAGAGAAAGAG CAATTAAAAAAGCAAATGAAGAAAACGAAGGATCCAGAAGTTATTAGCGGGTTGAAGGAACGTTTAGCATGGATT GACAAACAATTGAAATCAGCATCCATAAAACATACGGATAAAGAGATTCTTGTTAAGCATAAAAAGAAGGAAAGAGAAGCTGCAAAACAAGGGAAACAACCTTATTATTTGAAGAAat CTGAAATCCGTAAACAAGAACTTGTTGAGAAGTTCAAGGAGCTCAAG GCATCGGGCAAACTTGCATCATTTATTGAGAAAAAGAGAAGGAAAAATGCTGCAAAAGACCATAGGTTTATGCCATATCGAAGACCCAATGAAGGGGAAGAGTAA